In Chloroflexota bacterium, the following are encoded in one genomic region:
- the ilvB gene encoding biosynthetic-type acetolactate synthase large subunit → MQLTGAQMVWESLCREGVEAVFGIPGGAILPTYDAMSRCPVRHVLVRHEQAAAHAADGYARATGRVGVCIATSGPGATNLVTGIATAMMDSVPVVAITGQVASSFIGGDAFQETDVTGITLPITKHNYLVTDIHELPQVMAEAFYIARSGRPGPVLVDIAKDVQQATAEFEYPDSVDLPGFPAPHPPDIRAVEAAAALINAAERPLILAGHGVQMADATWELQQIVEKAEIPVVTTLLGIGDIPETHPLCLGMAGMHGEAYANQAIQECDVLIAIGMRFDDRVTGRLDSFAKQAKIIHFELDPAEIGKNVKPDLAVVGDCKDTLGALLPLIEERQHKEWIARINSWREESRERDILNLEVDELIPPFVMRQLWEATRGEDVIVVTDVGQHQMWEAQYYIHERPRQLITSGGLGTMGFALPAALGAQVGRPEAEVWAVCGDGGFQMTMQELGTLMQERLPVKIAIIVNGFLGMVRQWQQLFYEKRYAGTPIMSPDYVKLADAYGIPARSVTRNEEVAEAIAEARETEGPFLLAFHVKEEVNVYPMVAPGAGVGEMIRRPKPRIVQGYSGVEPSW, encoded by the coding sequence ATGCAACTGACAGGTGCGCAGATGGTGTGGGAGAGCCTCTGTCGCGAGGGCGTGGAGGCCGTCTTTGGCATCCCGGGCGGGGCGATCCTGCCCACCTACGATGCCATGTCCCGCTGCCCGGTCCGCCATGTGCTGGTGCGTCATGAACAGGCGGCCGCTCATGCGGCCGACGGCTACGCTCGTGCCACGGGCAGGGTAGGCGTCTGCATCGCCACCAGCGGGCCCGGTGCCACCAACCTCGTCACCGGTATCGCCACGGCTATGATGGATTCCGTGCCCGTAGTCGCCATCACCGGCCAGGTCGCCTCCAGCTTCATTGGCGGCGACGCGTTCCAGGAGACGGACGTCACCGGCATCACGCTGCCGATCACCAAGCACAACTACCTGGTCACCGACATCCATGAGCTGCCGCAGGTAATGGCGGAGGCCTTCTACATCGCTCGCTCCGGCCGTCCCGGCCCCGTTTTGGTCGACATCGCCAAGGATGTCCAGCAGGCGACGGCGGAGTTCGAGTACCCCGACTCGGTGGATCTGCCGGGCTTCCCCGCGCCTCATCCGCCCGATATCCGGGCGGTGGAAGCCGCCGCCGCGCTCATCAACGCCGCTGAACGCCCGCTGATCCTGGCCGGGCACGGCGTCCAGATGGCCGACGCGACGTGGGAGCTGCAACAGATCGTCGAGAAGGCGGAGATCCCCGTGGTCACCACCCTCTTGGGCATCGGCGATATCCCGGAGACCCATCCCCTATGTTTGGGGATGGCCGGCATGCACGGGGAGGCCTACGCCAACCAGGCGATTCAGGAGTGCGATGTCCTGATCGCCATCGGTATGCGCTTCGACGACCGGGTCACGGGGCGCCTGGACTCCTTCGCCAAGCAGGCTAAGATCATCCACTTTGAGCTGGATCCCGCCGAGATCGGCAAGAACGTGAAGCCCGACCTCGCCGTGGTGGGGGATTGCAAGGACACGCTGGGCGCGTTGTTGCCGCTGATCGAAGAGCGCCAGCACAAGGAGTGGATCGCCCGGATCAACAGCTGGCGCGAGGAATCCCGGGAGCGGGATATCCTGAACCTGGAGGTGGATGAGCTCATCCCGCCCTTTGTGATGCGCCAGTTGTGGGAGGCGACCCGGGGCGAGGACGTCATCGTGGTGACCGACGTGGGCCAGCATCAGATGTGGGAGGCCCAGTATTACATCCACGAGCGCCCGCGCCAGCTCATCACCTCCGGCGGGTTGGGGACCATGGGGTTTGCGCTGCCCGCGGCCCTGGGTGCTCAGGTCGGCAGGCCGGAGGCGGAGGTGTGGGCCGTCTGCGGCGATGGCGGGTTCCAGATGACGATGCAGGAGCTGGGCACCTTGATGCAGGAGCGCCTCCCCGTCAAGATCGCCATCATCGTCAACGGCTTCCTGGGCATGGTGCGCCAGTGGCAGCAGCTCTTCTATGAGAAGCGATATGCGGGGACGCCCATCATGAGCCCCGACTACGTGAAGCTGGCGGATGCCTATGGGATCCCGGCGCGCAGCGTCACCCGCAATGAGGAGGTGGCCGAGGCCATCGCTGAGGCTCGAGAGACCGAGGGCCCCTTCCTGCTGGCCTTCCACGTCAAGGAGGAGGTGAACGTCTACCCCATGGTGGCGCCCGGTGCCGGGGTGGGCGAGATGATTCGTCGGCCCAAGCCTCGCATCGTGCAGGGCTATTCGGGCGTGGAGCCAAGCTGGTGA
- the ilvN gene encoding acetolactate synthase small subunit, whose translation MKHTVIAWMEDKPGVLNRVAGLFRRRNFNIDSLTVGHSETPGISRMTFVVDGDDRMVDQAIKQLEKLINVTRVENVTDKPAVIREMALIRVKASGAQRSEIVQLADIFRGRIVDVALDSMVVEITGPESRVNSLIDLLSYFGIIEMVRTGRVAMVRGSNGTGEHGSASGWDRSGGNGSLDELSER comes from the coding sequence ATGAAACATACTGTGATTGCCTGGATGGAGGATAAGCCCGGCGTCCTGAACCGGGTGGCCGGATTGTTCCGTAGGCGGAATTTCAACATCGATAGCCTGACCGTGGGGCACAGCGAGACGCCCGGTATCAGCCGCATGACCTTCGTCGTGGACGGGGACGATCGCATGGTGGATCAGGCCATCAAGCAACTGGAGAAGCTCATCAACGTCACCCGGGTGGAGAATGTGACAGATAAGCCGGCGGTGATCCGGGAGATGGCGCTGATTCGGGTCAAGGCCTCGGGCGCCCAGCGTTCGGAGATCGTCCAGCTGGCCGATATCTTTCGGGGCCGCATCGTGGATGTGGCGCTGGACTCGATGGTGGTGGAGATCACCGGGCCCGAGAGCCGGGTGAACTCCTTGATCGACCTCTTGAGCTACTTCGGCATCATAGAGATGGTGCGCACCGGCCGGGTGGCCATGGTGCGTGGCAGCAACGGTACGGGGGAACATGGATCGGCGTCCGGCTGGGACCGGAGCGGGGGCAACGGCAGCCTGGACGAGCTCTCTGAACGGTAA
- the ilvC gene encoding ketol-acid reductoisomerase — protein MAKLYYDADADLGRLSGRKVAIIGYGSQGHAHALNLKDSGVDVRVGLYEGSKSWPKAEASGLTVKPVAEAAAEADIIMMLIPDTIQPKVYRESVEAGLAPGKTLMFAHGFNIRFGQIQPPDYVDVSMVAPKAPGHRVREVFVEGGGTPGLVAVQQDVSGHALDDALAYARGIGCTRAGVIETTFAEETETDLFGEQAVLCGGVSALIKAGFETLVNAGYQPEIAYFECLHELKLIVDLIYQGGLSYMRYSVSDTAEHGDYTAGPKIITEEVRRNMQKILEDVQSGAYAEEWIEENAKGRPWFNKMREQERQHPIEEVGRRLRAMMPWLDPKEV, from the coding sequence ATGGCCAAGCTCTACTACGACGCGGATGCAGACCTAGGGAGGTTGTCCGGCAGGAAGGTCGCCATCATCGGATACGGCAGCCAGGGGCATGCCCATGCCTTGAACCTGAAGGACAGCGGGGTGGACGTGCGCGTGGGGCTGTACGAGGGATCGAAGTCGTGGCCCAAGGCCGAGGCGTCCGGGCTCACGGTGAAGCCGGTGGCGGAGGCGGCCGCTGAGGCGGACATCATCATGATGTTGATCCCGGACACCATCCAGCCGAAGGTCTATCGGGAATCCGTCGAGGCCGGGTTGGCGCCCGGTAAGACGCTCATGTTTGCCCATGGATTCAACATCCGGTTCGGGCAGATCCAGCCGCCCGATTATGTGGATGTGAGCATGGTGGCGCCCAAGGCGCCCGGGCATCGCGTGCGGGAGGTCTTCGTCGAAGGTGGCGGCACTCCCGGGTTGGTCGCCGTCCAGCAGGACGTCAGCGGGCATGCGCTGGACGACGCCCTGGCCTATGCCAGGGGGATCGGCTGCACCCGTGCCGGCGTGATCGAGACCACCTTCGCCGAGGAGACGGAGACGGACCTGTTTGGCGAGCAGGCGGTGCTGTGCGGCGGCGTCAGCGCGCTGATCAAGGCGGGCTTCGAGACGTTGGTGAACGCCGGATATCAGCCGGAGATCGCCTACTTCGAGTGCCTGCACGAGCTGAAGCTGATCGTGGACCTCATCTACCAGGGCGGGCTCAGCTACATGCGGTACTCGGTGTCCGATACGGCCGAGCATGGTGACTACACCGCCGGCCCCAAGATCATCACCGAGGAGGTCCGCCGCAACATGCAGAAGATCCTGGAGGACGTGCAGAGCGGCGCCTATGCCGAGGAGTGGATCGAGGAGAACGCCAAGGGGCGGCCGTGGTTCAACAAGATGCGGGAACAGGAGCGCCAGCATCCCATCGAGGAGGTGGGACGTCGGTTGCGTGCCATGATGCCGTGGCTGGATCCGAAAGAGGTATAA
- a CDS encoding 2-isopropylmalate synthase, with the protein MEREVSVETTEVDVQDPDGDVQDTVLIFDTTLRDGEQSPGATLHLAEKLDIARQLGRLGVDIIEAGFPAASPGDLEAVRQIAETVGNDADDRPQGRPPTIAGLARANRDDIDKAWEAVRHAAYPRIHTFIATSDIHIRHKLRMTREQVLERTREMVAYAKQYCDDVEFSPEDAGRSDPEFLYQVLAVAIEAGATTLNIPDTVGYTTPEEFGALIRGIRENVPGIENVVISVHCHDDLGLAVANSLAGVQAGARQVECTVNGIGERAGNAALEEIVMALYVRRPYYRLRTNIVTTEIHRTSDMVSRYTGMLIQPNKAIVGANAFAHEAGIHQDGILKHRRTYEIMDASTIGLGESRLVLGKHSGRHAFRTKLESMGYRLDPEELDQVFQQFKELADKKKVVTDADLEAIVADRLYQPPETYALEAVQVQCGYPSIPTAVVRLKRLTDGAVFTEAGFGTGPVDAVYQGINRIVGVPNKLIEFNVQSITEGLDAVGDVTIRIEATEPVGKQKTAVGGSGRRVFTGRGVDTDIVMASAKAYMQALNKLLAAQQEEESVISVTAEEMTA; encoded by the coding sequence ATGGAACGCGAGGTATCTGTAGAGACAACCGAGGTAGACGTACAGGACCCTGACGGTGACGTACAGGACACCGTCCTGATCTTCGACACCACCCTGCGGGATGGCGAGCAATCCCCGGGGGCGACGCTGCATTTGGCGGAGAAGCTGGACATCGCCCGCCAGCTTGGCCGGCTGGGCGTTGATATCATCGAGGCCGGTTTCCCGGCCGCCTCTCCGGGCGATCTGGAGGCGGTCCGCCAGATCGCCGAGACGGTGGGCAATGATGCGGACGACCGGCCGCAAGGAAGGCCGCCTACCATCGCCGGTTTGGCCCGTGCCAATCGGGATGACATCGACAAGGCGTGGGAGGCGGTTCGTCATGCCGCATATCCCCGCATCCACACCTTCATCGCCACCTCCGATATCCACATCCGACACAAGTTGCGCATGACCCGGGAGCAGGTGCTGGAGCGCACCCGGGAGATGGTCGCGTACGCCAAGCAATATTGTGATGATGTGGAGTTCAGCCCGGAGGACGCGGGCCGCTCCGATCCGGAGTTCCTGTATCAAGTGCTGGCGGTGGCCATCGAGGCCGGCGCGACCACGCTGAACATCCCGGACACGGTGGGATACACGACGCCGGAGGAGTTCGGCGCGCTGATCCGAGGCATCCGGGAGAACGTGCCTGGCATCGAGAACGTGGTGATCTCCGTGCACTGCCACGATGATCTGGGCCTGGCGGTGGCCAACTCCCTGGCCGGGGTGCAGGCGGGCGCTCGCCAGGTGGAGTGCACGGTCAACGGCATCGGCGAGCGGGCCGGCAACGCGGCGCTGGAGGAGATTGTCATGGCGCTGTACGTGCGTCGGCCTTACTATCGGCTGCGCACCAACATCGTCACGACCGAGATCCACCGCACCAGCGACATGGTGTCCCGCTATACCGGCATGCTGATCCAGCCCAACAAGGCCATCGTGGGCGCGAACGCGTTCGCACACGAGGCGGGCATTCACCAGGATGGCATCCTCAAGCATCGCCGCACCTACGAGATCATGGACGCCTCCACCATCGGGCTGGGGGAGAGCCGCCTGGTGTTGGGGAAGCATTCCGGCCGACATGCTTTTCGCACCAAGTTGGAGTCCATGGGGTACCGCCTGGATCCGGAGGAGCTGGATCAGGTGTTCCAGCAGTTCAAGGAGCTGGCGGATAAGAAAAAGGTGGTCACCGATGCCGATCTGGAGGCCATCGTGGCCGATCGCCTCTATCAGCCGCCGGAGACCTATGCGCTGGAGGCTGTGCAGGTTCAGTGCGGATATCCCAGCATCCCCACGGCGGTGGTGCGCTTGAAGCGATTGACGGATGGCGCCGTGTTCACGGAGGCCGGGTTTGGCACCGGGCCGGTGGACGCGGTGTATCAGGGGATCAACCGGATCGTGGGGGTGCCCAACAAGTTGATCGAATTCAACGTGCAGTCCATCACGGAGGGTTTGGACGCCGTCGGCGATGTGACGATCCGCATCGAGGCCACCGAGCCGGTGGGGAAGCAGAAGACCGCCGTGGGCGGCAGCGGGCGTCGGGTCTTCACGGGCCGGGGCGTCGATACCGATATCGTGATGGCCAGCGCCAAGGCGTATATGCAGGCGCTGAACAAGCTGTTGGCTGCTCAGCAGGAGGAAGAGTCCGTCATCTCGGTGACGGCCGAGGAGATGACGGCGAG
- a CDS encoding glutamate synthase, which translates to MESLSDRRDRRRGPGYGELREIRDVNGLNEHDGCAIICNIRKGGRATHGNVKRTLEALGKMGHRTGDVNGEGDGCGIQTDIPRRLWADYLERVGKARWLAEDRRFFVGHLLIPFDHRQDAWAIKDRVVALIREIGCELLLEQEGLTRRLALGRLAREQEPEFWQVAGVVGGGPLDQVEARLFDLRLAIERETPIHVASLSTYVVVYKVRGDVDTLYHYYPELRSPDFTSLVTIGHSRYSTNTLSVFERVQPFGVLGHNGEINTVRRLVQEARMLGVQLVQDGSDSQHLDRTVETLIHRYGFTLMEAMELCFPPIEHEIDQLRPEVQAVYRFYRQAFGPFAQGPAAIVARYGDECAFSVDALGLRPLWFGETEKEYFFSSERGVVPLDMLNGDPKPLAPGEKMVVRLQREGDRDVEVLDYIAIQDRMARLARRRYGSFERLEAALQSPEPRRVVMSRPDMSFDLADGELGPGDLPRHREAWMAAFGWDREDRELAQTLAGSGSEPIGSLGYDGPLAALDRERRNLADYFKEAVAVVTNPSIDREREMEHFSTRVLLGPRPELDPDQPVPNGRLVLDIPIVLGGHPGEPLFDPVLYRRIARDEGTYTLEDLEAAFGRAAVARISITFAADEPIPQALDRLADEAVEAVRQGAELIILDDGESWSGDRLWLDPHLCVAVVDRALREAEDWPNLRRRAGLVLRSGAIRNLHDLIMALGLGADAVNPYLLLETATDPRLLLVDEERGVRLVNLLHALRKGLEKVTSTMGIHELRGYGRIFASIGLSTPVAEALDTLNYFGSEGRGLTWDDLARDSAERAELLRRPERARLSRTYRMYPKVWKTAGQVAQGTVDYEELERRIQQVEREQPISIRHVLEFRYPEEPPEIRPEDVDCGLTGHDLPFVIASMSFGSQGETAFRAYAEAAYRLNIICLNGEGGEPKDMLGKYPHNRGQQVASGRFGVNIELLNSSNLLEIKIGQGAKPGEGGHLPGRKVSAKVAAARNARRGVDLISPSNNHDLYSIEDLAQFIEELKTANPRARVAVKVPVVPGIGIIAVGIAKAKADIINLSGFDGGTGAARKHALRHVGLPVEIGVMEAHRALSEAGLRHKVEIWCDGGIKSATDVVKMMCLGANRVGFGTLAMVAIGCTICRQCQMDTCHVGIATQMESLQEAMAKGLKRFVPQNPERAVERLVRLFGAMGDEVRRIVARLGYRRAQDLVGHAELLHQARYLERLDLTELLTPVGEREVASLLPAERALRRPRNYLTALVSGLVMEAVMEGETVVAFEDDRVTAAERALGTHLAGELVRRRRRWNWPPRHSVATRRYALGETKGPPSNGWGAENGEIEPSVIDRFQRASLHFHSHSMAGNGLGAFTSEDVRILVEGGAQDGVAKCGFGGLVAVLRGMNHNGLLIDGSVGKGFAYGAQRGMFIVEGNADSRACIRLSGADVVIGGEITEPLRDHLGFIGTRANVKGFLCEYMTDGRVVVLGDPGPWICAGMTGGVLYLRLNEAMGLDREAIRRRLAAGARVELCDVTDEDEANLRELLGRYIDELVRNHRLEAAERVRTLLEDWRRSFVKIVPKAEQVDQSIATE; encoded by the coding sequence ATGGAATCGTTGTCGGATCGGCGGGACAGGAGACGAGGCCCTGGCTATGGTGAGCTGCGTGAGATACGTGACGTCAATGGGTTGAATGAACATGATGGGTGTGCCATCATCTGCAATATCCGCAAAGGGGGGCGTGCGACGCATGGCAACGTGAAGCGCACGCTGGAAGCGTTGGGCAAGATGGGCCACCGCACCGGCGATGTGAACGGCGAGGGCGATGGGTGCGGCATCCAGACGGATATCCCTCGCCGTCTGTGGGCCGACTACCTGGAGCGGGTGGGGAAGGCGAGGTGGCTGGCCGAGGATCGCCGATTCTTCGTCGGCCATCTGCTGATCCCCTTTGACCATCGGCAGGACGCGTGGGCCATCAAAGATCGTGTGGTGGCCTTGATCCGGGAGATCGGCTGCGAGCTCCTGCTGGAGCAGGAAGGGCTCACCCGGCGGCTGGCCCTGGGGCGGCTGGCCCGGGAGCAGGAGCCGGAGTTCTGGCAGGTGGCGGGCGTGGTGGGGGGCGGTCCTCTGGATCAGGTGGAGGCGCGCCTGTTCGACCTGCGCCTGGCCATCGAGCGGGAGACCCCGATCCACGTCGCCTCGCTGAGCACATACGTGGTCGTCTACAAGGTGCGGGGGGACGTGGATACGCTGTATCACTATTACCCCGAGCTGCGCAGCCCCGATTTCACCAGCCTGGTTACCATCGGTCACAGCCGATATTCCACCAATACCCTCTCCGTGTTCGAGCGCGTGCAGCCCTTCGGCGTGCTGGGGCACAACGGCGAGATCAATACCGTCCGGCGGCTGGTACAGGAGGCCCGGATGCTGGGCGTGCAGCTGGTCCAGGACGGCTCCGACAGCCAGCATCTGGACCGCACCGTGGAGACCCTGATCCATCGCTACGGGTTCACGTTGATGGAGGCGATGGAGCTTTGTTTCCCGCCCATCGAGCATGAGATCGATCAGCTCCGGCCGGAGGTGCAGGCGGTGTATCGATTCTATCGCCAGGCCTTCGGCCCGTTTGCTCAGGGGCCGGCGGCTATCGTCGCTCGCTACGGGGACGAGTGTGCCTTCAGCGTAGACGCGTTGGGGCTGCGCCCGTTGTGGTTCGGCGAGACGGAGAAGGAGTACTTCTTCTCCAGCGAGCGGGGTGTGGTGCCGTTGGACATGTTGAACGGCGATCCCAAGCCGTTGGCCCCTGGTGAGAAGATGGTCGTGCGCCTTCAGCGGGAGGGCGATCGGGACGTGGAGGTGCTGGATTACATCGCCATCCAGGATCGGATGGCGCGCCTGGCGCGGCGCCGCTACGGGAGCTTCGAGCGGTTGGAGGCCGCCCTGCAGTCGCCCGAGCCTCGGCGGGTGGTGATGTCCAGACCGGACATGTCTTTCGACCTGGCGGATGGTGAGTTGGGGCCCGGGGATCTGCCGCGGCATCGTGAGGCGTGGATGGCCGCGTTCGGATGGGATCGGGAGGACCGGGAGCTGGCGCAGACGCTGGCCGGGAGCGGCAGCGAGCCCATCGGTTCGTTGGGCTATGATGGCCCGCTGGCGGCGCTGGATCGGGAGCGGCGCAACCTGGCCGACTACTTCAAGGAGGCGGTGGCCGTCGTCACCAACCCGTCCATCGATCGGGAGCGGGAGATGGAGCACTTCTCCACCCGGGTGTTGCTGGGGCCTCGCCCCGAGCTGGATCCCGATCAGCCCGTGCCCAACGGCCGCCTGGTGTTGGACATCCCCATCGTGCTCGGGGGGCATCCCGGAGAGCCTTTGTTCGATCCCGTGCTCTATCGGCGGATCGCCCGGGACGAGGGGACGTACACGCTCGAGGACCTGGAGGCGGCCTTTGGGCGGGCGGCCGTCGCTCGCATCTCCATCACTTTCGCCGCCGATGAGCCGATCCCCCAAGCGTTGGATCGCCTGGCGGACGAGGCCGTGGAGGCGGTACGGCAGGGCGCCGAGCTGATCATCCTGGACGATGGCGAGAGCTGGTCTGGGGATCGGCTGTGGCTGGATCCGCACCTGTGCGTGGCCGTAGTGGACCGGGCCCTGCGTGAGGCGGAGGACTGGCCCAATCTGCGGCGGCGTGCGGGCCTCGTGCTGCGTTCCGGCGCCATCCGCAACCTGCACGACCTCATCATGGCGTTGGGATTGGGGGCGGATGCGGTCAACCCCTACCTGCTTCTGGAGACGGCCACCGATCCCCGGCTGTTGCTGGTGGACGAGGAGCGGGGGGTGCGCCTGGTGAATCTCCTGCACGCGCTGAGGAAAGGGCTGGAGAAGGTCACGTCCACCATGGGCATCCACGAGCTGCGGGGATACGGGCGCATCTTCGCCTCCATCGGGCTGTCCACGCCCGTGGCCGAGGCGTTGGACACGCTGAACTACTTCGGGTCGGAGGGCCGGGGGCTGACCTGGGATGACCTGGCGAGGGACAGCGCCGAGCGGGCCGAGCTGCTTCGACGGCCGGAGAGGGCACGCCTGTCCCGTACGTATCGCATGTATCCCAAGGTCTGGAAGACGGCCGGGCAGGTTGCCCAGGGAACGGTCGATTATGAGGAGTTGGAGCGGCGCATCCAGCAGGTCGAGCGGGAGCAGCCCATCAGCATACGCCATGTGTTGGAGTTCCGCTACCCGGAGGAGCCGCCTGAGATCCGCCCGGAGGATGTGGACTGCGGCCTGACCGGGCACGATCTGCCCTTTGTCATCGCCTCCATGTCCTTTGGCTCCCAGGGGGAGACCGCCTTCCGGGCCTATGCGGAGGCGGCCTATCGTCTGAACATCATCTGCCTCAACGGCGAGGGAGGCGAGCCCAAGGACATGTTGGGGAAGTATCCCCACAATCGTGGGCAGCAAGTCGCCAGCGGCCGCTTTGGGGTGAACATCGAGCTTTTGAACTCCAGCAACCTGTTGGAGATCAAGATCGGGCAGGGGGCAAAGCCCGGCGAGGGCGGGCACCTGCCCGGGCGCAAGGTCTCGGCCAAGGTGGCGGCCGCTCGCAATGCCCGTCGGGGAGTGGATCTCATCAGCCCCTCCAACAATCATGACCTCTACTCCATCGAGGACCTGGCTCAGTTCATCGAGGAGCTGAAGACGGCGAATCCCCGGGCCCGTGTGGCGGTGAAGGTGCCGGTGGTGCCGGGGATCGGCATCATCGCCGTGGGGATCGCCAAGGCCAAGGCCGATATCATCAACCTGTCGGGATTCGACGGCGGGACGGGGGCCGCCCGCAAGCATGCGCTGCGCCACGTGGGGCTGCCGGTGGAGATCGGCGTCATGGAGGCGCATCGGGCGCTGTCCGAGGCCGGCCTGCGTCATAAGGTGGAGATCTGGTGTGACGGCGGGATCAAGTCCGCCACCGACGTGGTGAAGATGATGTGCCTTGGCGCCAACCGGGTGGGGTTCGGCACCCTGGCGATGGTGGCCATCGGCTGCACCATCTGTCGCCAGTGCCAGATGGACACCTGCCATGTGGGGATCGCCACGCAGATGGAGTCCCTGCAGGAGGCGATGGCCAAAGGATTGAAGCGATTCGTCCCCCAGAACCCGGAGCGGGCGGTGGAGCGATTGGTCCGCCTGTTCGGGGCCATGGGGGATGAGGTGCGACGGATCGTCGCCCGCCTGGGATATCGGCGGGCGCAGGACCTGGTGGGCCATGCGGAGTTGTTGCACCAGGCCCGGTATCTGGAGCGGCTGGATCTGACGGAGCTGCTGACGCCGGTGGGCGAGCGGGAGGTTGCCTCCCTGCTGCCCGCTGAGCGGGCGTTGCGCCGACCCCGCAACTACCTGACGGCGCTGGTCAGCGGCCTGGTGATGGAGGCGGTGATGGAGGGCGAGACGGTGGTCGCCTTCGAGGATGACCGGGTGACCGCCGCCGAGCGGGCGCTGGGGACCCATCTGGCGGGCGAACTCGTCCGCCGCCGACGGCGATGGAATTGGCCTCCTCGCCATTCCGTGGCGACCCGGCGCTATGCCCTCGGCGAGACGAAAGGGCCCCCGTCGAACGGCTGGGGGGCGGAGAATGGGGAGATCGAGCCCTCGGTGATCGATCGCTTCCAGCGGGCCAGCCTCCACTTCCATTCCCATTCGATGGCCGGGAACGGCCTGGGGGCCTTTACCTCAGAGGATGTGAGGATCCTGGTAGAGGGGGGCGCTCAAGACGGCGTCGCCAAGTGCGGCTTTGGCGGCCTGGTGGCCGTGCTGAGGGGCATGAACCACAACGGCCTGCTGATCGATGGATCGGTGGGGAAGGGGTTTGCCTACGGCGCTCAGCGGGGCATGTTCATCGTAGAGGGGAACGCGGACAGCCGGGCGTGCATCCGCCTCTCCGGCGCCGATGTGGTGATCGGGGGCGAGATCACGGAGCCGCTCCGGGACCATCTGGGGTTCATCGGGACCCGGGCGAATGTGAAGGGGTTCCTGTGCGAGTATATGACCGATGGCCGGGTGGTCGTGTTGGGGGACCCGGGGCCGTGGATCTGCGCCGGCATGACCGGAGGCGTGCTCTACTTGCGCCTGAACGAGGCGATGGGGCTGGATCGGGAGGCGATCCGGCGGCGCCTGGCGGCCGGCGCCCGGGTGGAGTTGTGCGACGTCACGGACGAGGATGAGGCCAACCTGCGTGAGCTGCTGGGCCGATACATCGACGAGCTGGTCCGGAACCACCGACTGGAGGCGGCCGAGCGGGTGCGGACCTTGCTGGAGGATTGGCGGCGCAGCTTCGTCAAGATCGTCCCCAAAGCCGAGCAGGTGGATCAGTCCATCGCAACGGAATAG